One window of Streptomyces sp. FIT100 genomic DNA carries:
- a CDS encoding VOC family protein, giving the protein MIKGLAISTVWVLDQDRAKEFYTEKLGLEVRNDMTMGEGGMRWLTVGAKDQPDVELTLMVPGVPVMDPESAEAIKRLVAKGILGAGVLTTDDIHGDYARLKEKGVEFLQEPQERPYGTEAIFRDDSGNWFSFTQRREGGLDLDKDWAC; this is encoded by the coding sequence ATGATCAAGGGACTCGCCATTTCCACCGTCTGGGTCCTCGACCAGGACCGGGCCAAGGAGTTCTACACCGAGAAGCTCGGCCTCGAGGTGCGCAACGACATGACGATGGGCGAGGGCGGTATGCGCTGGCTCACCGTCGGAGCGAAGGACCAGCCGGACGTCGAGCTGACCCTGATGGTCCCCGGCGTGCCGGTCATGGATCCCGAGTCGGCGGAGGCGATCAAGAGGCTGGTCGCGAAGGGCATCCTCGGCGCGGGGGTCCTGACCACGGACGACATCCACGGTGACTACGCCAGGCTGAAGGAGAAGGGCGTGGAGTTCCTTCAGGAGCCGCAGGAGCGTCCGTACGGCACGGAGGCGATCTTCCGGGACGACTCCGGCAACTGGTTCTCGTTCACGCAGCGCCGTGAGGGGGGCCTGGACCTGGACAAGGACTGGGCCTGCTAG
- the cseC gene encoding two-component system sensor histidine kinase CseC gives MKRLALRTGVRWKISVAIAGVGALIAVALSLVVHNSARVSMLDSARDLQMNRLLFAQRIYETTKPKTEPKFGTKLNDPALPRELRYLLEDGRQATYVQEHHSGAPDIWAAVPLGNGDVLSLHNRIADRSATIMKDLDRALIIGSVSVVFAGSALGVLIGGQLSRRLRKAAAAAGKVAQGNTEVRVRKAVGGVVRDETDELARAVDHLTDALNARIEAERRVTADIAHELRTPVTGLLTAAELLPPGRPTELVRDRAQAMRTLVEDVLEVARLDSASERAELQEIALGEFVGRRVSVLDPDAIVRVVHESWVNTDPRRLERILGNLLANAAKHGRTPVEVTIEGRVVRVRDHGPGFPEALLHEGPSRFRTGTSDRAGQGHGLGLTIAAGQARVLGARLTFRNANPEGANPEGAAAQGSGSGGAIAVLWLPEHAPTSTGSFPMPRLAD, from the coding sequence ATGAAGCGTCTCGCCCTGCGCACGGGCGTCCGGTGGAAGATCAGCGTCGCGATCGCCGGCGTCGGTGCGCTGATCGCGGTCGCCCTGAGCCTGGTCGTCCACAACTCGGCGCGGGTCTCGATGCTCGACAGCGCGCGCGATCTCCAGATGAACCGGTTGCTCTTCGCCCAGCGCATCTACGAGACCACCAAGCCCAAGACCGAGCCCAAGTTCGGCACCAAGCTCAACGACCCCGCGCTCCCGCGCGAACTGCGCTACCTGCTCGAGGACGGCCGCCAGGCGACCTACGTGCAGGAGCACCACAGCGGCGCCCCGGACATCTGGGCGGCCGTGCCGCTCGGCAACGGGGACGTCCTGTCCCTGCACAACCGGATCGCCGACCGCAGTGCGACGATCATGAAGGACCTCGACCGTGCCCTGATCATCGGCTCGGTGTCGGTGGTCTTCGCCGGCTCCGCGCTCGGTGTGCTGATCGGCGGCCAGCTCTCCCGCCGGCTGCGCAAGGCCGCGGCCGCCGCCGGCAAGGTCGCACAGGGCAACACGGAGGTGCGGGTCCGCAAGGCCGTCGGCGGAGTCGTCCGCGACGAGACCGACGAGCTGGCGCGCGCCGTCGACCACCTGACCGACGCGCTCAACGCGCGCATCGAGGCGGAGCGGCGCGTCACCGCCGACATCGCCCACGAGCTGCGCACACCGGTGACCGGCCTGCTCACGGCGGCCGAGCTGCTGCCCCCGGGCCGCCCCACCGAGCTCGTACGGGACCGGGCCCAGGCCATGCGCACCCTCGTCGAGGACGTGCTGGAGGTCGCCCGGCTCGACAGCGCCTCGGAGCGGGCCGAGCTCCAGGAGATAGCACTGGGCGAGTTCGTCGGCAGGCGCGTCTCCGTGCTGGACCCGGACGCGATCGTGCGGGTCGTGCACGAGTCCTGGGTCAACACCGATCCGCGCCGGCTCGAACGGATCCTCGGCAATCTCCTGGCGAACGCCGCCAAGCACGGCAGAACGCCGGTCGAGGTCACCATCGAGGGCCGGGTCGTGCGGGTGCGCGACCACGGCCCCGGCTTTCCCGAGGCGCTGCTGCACGAGGGCCCGAGCCGGTTCCGCACCGGCACGAGCGACCGCGCCGGTCAGGGCCACGGGCTGGGCCTGACGATCGCGGCCGGCCAGGCCCGGGTCCTCGGCGCCCGGCTCACGTTCCGCAATGCGAACCCCGAGGGCGCGAACCCCGAGGGCGCGGCGGCACAGGGCAGCGGCTCCGGTGGCGCGATCGCCGTGCTCTGGCTCCCGGAGCACGCCCCGACGAGCACCGGCAGCTTCCCGATGCCGCGGCTCGCGGACTGA
- the cseB gene encoding two-component system response regulator CseB: MAETHVLFVEDDDVIREATQLALERDGFTVTAMPDGLAGLEAFRADRPDIALLDVMLPGLDGVSLCRRIRDESTVPVIMLSARADSIDVVLGLEAGADDYVTKPFDGAVLVARIRAVLRRFGHASGASGDSGEPGQPGAGGVLTFGDLEVDTEGMEVRRAGEPVGLTPTEMRLLLEFSSAPGTVLSRDKLLERVWDYGWGGDTRVVDVHVQRLRTKIGQDRIETVRGFGYKLKA; encoded by the coding sequence ATGGCCGAGACACATGTCCTGTTCGTGGAGGACGACGACGTCATCCGTGAGGCCACCCAGCTCGCTCTGGAGCGCGACGGCTTCACGGTGACCGCGATGCCGGACGGGCTGGCCGGACTGGAGGCATTCCGCGCCGACCGGCCCGACATCGCGCTGCTCGACGTGATGCTGCCGGGTCTCGACGGCGTCAGCCTGTGCCGGCGGATCCGGGACGAGTCGACCGTGCCCGTGATCATGCTGTCCGCCCGGGCGGACTCGATCGATGTCGTCCTGGGCCTGGAGGCGGGCGCCGACGACTACGTGACCAAGCCGTTCGACGGGGCCGTGCTCGTCGCACGGATCCGCGCGGTGCTGCGGCGCTTCGGACACGCGAGCGGCGCTTCGGGCGACTCCGGCGAGCCGGGGCAGCCGGGCGCGGGAGGGGTGCTGACCTTCGGCGACCTGGAGGTCGACACGGAGGGCATGGAGGTGCGCCGGGCCGGCGAGCCGGTCGGGCTGACGCCGACGGAGATGCGACTGCTGCTGGAGTTCTCGTCCGCGCCGGGCACGGTGCTGTCCCGGGACAAGCTGCTGGAGCGGGTCTGGGACTACGGCTGGGGCGGCGACACCCGCGTCGTCGACGTCCATGTGCAGCGGCTCCGCACGAAGATCGGCCAGGACCGGATCGAAACGGTCCGCGGCTTCGGCTACAAGCTCAAGGCATGA
- a CDS encoding SigE family RNA polymerase sigma factor: MAHGEVLEFEEYVRTRQEALLRSARRLVPDPVEAQDLLQTALVRTYGRWEGIADKSLADAYLRRVMINTRTEWWRARKLEEVPTEQLPDASVDDATEQHADRALLMDVLKVLAPKQRSVVVLRHWEQMSTEETAAALGMSTGTVKSTLHRALARLRQELENREREGRGLESRRPVVPAQRGDRTYARREGRGRERCAA; encoded by the coding sequence ATGGCGCACGGCGAGGTGCTCGAATTCGAGGAGTACGTACGCACTCGGCAGGAGGCGCTGCTGCGTAGCGCCCGACGGCTCGTCCCCGACCCGGTGGAGGCCCAGGACCTGCTGCAGACGGCGCTGGTGCGGACGTACGGCCGCTGGGAGGGCATAGCCGACAAGTCGCTGGCCGACGCCTACCTCCGCCGTGTCATGATCAACACCCGGACCGAGTGGTGGCGGGCGCGCAAGCTCGAAGAGGTCCCGACCGAGCAGCTGCCGGACGCCAGCGTCGACGACGCCACCGAGCAGCACGCGGACCGGGCGCTGCTGATGGACGTCCTGAAGGTGCTCGCGCCCAAGCAGCGCAGCGTGGTCGTGCTGCGGCACTGGGAGCAGATGAGCACCGAGGAGACCGCCGCCGCGCTCGGTATGTCGACAGGTACGGTGAAGAGCACGCTGCACCGGGCGCTCGCCCGGCTCCGCCAGGAGCTGGAGAACCGCGAGCGCGAAGGCCGGGGGCTGGAGAGCCGCAGGCCGGTGGTCCCCGCGCAGCGTGGAGATCGTACGTACGCACGTCGTGAGGGACGGGGGCGGGAGCGTTGCGCGGCCTAG
- a CDS encoding A/G-specific adenine glycosylase has product MTATEMTSPATDVPAGTPADVPPDGPTAVSPDHSADLTERHHGLHAPVLAWFDQHARDLPWRRPEAGAWGVMVSEFMLQQTPVSRVLPVYEQWLARWPRPADLAAEAPGEAVRAWGRLGYPRRALRLHGAAVAITERHGGDVPRDHAQLLALPGIGEYTAAAVASFAYGQRHPVLDTNVRRVFARAATGIQYPPNATTAAERRLARTLLPDDESTAARWAAASMELGALVCTARNEDCGRCPVARQCAWRLAGKPAHDGPARRGQTYAGTDRQVRGKLLAVLREAVGPVHRAVLDRVWDEPVQRARALDGLVSDGLVEPLENDRFRLPLT; this is encoded by the coding sequence ATGACTGCGACCGAGATGACCTCCCCCGCCACGGACGTCCCCGCCGGCACCCCGGCCGACGTCCCTCCGGACGGACCCACCGCCGTCTCCCCGGACCATTCCGCCGACCTCACCGAGCGCCACCACGGCCTCCATGCCCCCGTCCTCGCCTGGTTCGACCAGCACGCCCGCGACCTGCCCTGGCGCCGTCCCGAGGCCGGCGCCTGGGGAGTGATGGTCAGTGAGTTCATGCTCCAGCAGACCCCTGTGAGCCGTGTGCTCCCCGTGTACGAGCAGTGGCTCGCCCGCTGGCCGCGCCCCGCCGACCTGGCCGCGGAGGCACCGGGCGAGGCCGTCCGCGCCTGGGGCCGGCTCGGCTACCCCCGCCGTGCGCTAAGGCTGCACGGTGCGGCGGTGGCGATAACGGAGCGGCACGGCGGCGACGTGCCGCGCGACCACGCACAGCTGCTCGCCCTGCCCGGGATCGGGGAGTACACGGCGGCCGCCGTGGCGTCGTTCGCCTACGGGCAGCGGCACCCGGTGCTGGACACGAACGTCCGCCGGGTGTTCGCCCGCGCCGCGACCGGTATCCAGTACCCGCCGAACGCCACCACGGCCGCCGAGCGCCGGCTGGCCCGCACCCTGCTGCCCGACGACGAGTCGACGGCGGCCCGCTGGGCGGCGGCCTCGATGGAGCTCGGCGCGCTCGTCTGCACGGCGCGCAACGAGGACTGCGGGCGCTGCCCGGTGGCCCGGCAGTGCGCCTGGCGGCTGGCCGGGAAGCCGGCGCACGACGGTCCGGCGCGGCGCGGCCAGACGTACGCGGGCACGGACCGCCAGGTGCGGGGCAAGCTGCTCGCGGTGCTGCGCGAGGCGGTCGGGCCGGTGCACCGGGCGGTCCTGGACCGGGTCTGGGACGAACCGGTCCAGCGGGCCCGCGCCCTGGACGGGCTGGTCTCGGACGGTTTGGTCGAGCCACTGGAGAATGATCGGTTCCGGCTGCCTCTCACCTGA
- a CDS encoding phosphatase PAP2 family protein: MESDLPSGLYRDITGYAHATPPWARQLAELWTEAGLLLFGALFVVAWWRARHGDARAMAVAVLAPLATAVAYVCSESLKSVVDEERPCRAVAGAVASLVPCPPVGDWSFPSNHATIAGAAAVALVLALPRPKPGPGAETGPGPGAETGPRPRLRPRAPLTGLVLGPLALLMAFSRVFVGVHYPHDVAVGLLLGAAVALAVVRGGTRPAALLAAAMRTSRSPVVLWLAGPGAVPEHMPGPRP; this comes from the coding sequence ATGGAAAGCGATCTCCCGAGCGGCCTCTACCGCGACATCACCGGTTACGCCCACGCGACGCCTCCCTGGGCGCGGCAGCTCGCCGAACTCTGGACGGAGGCAGGGCTGCTGCTCTTCGGGGCGCTGTTCGTCGTCGCGTGGTGGCGGGCGCGGCACGGGGACGCGAGGGCGATGGCCGTGGCCGTCCTCGCTCCGCTCGCGACCGCGGTGGCCTATGTGTGCAGCGAGTCGCTGAAGTCCGTCGTGGACGAGGAGCGTCCGTGCCGCGCGGTCGCGGGGGCGGTCGCGTCGCTGGTGCCGTGTCCGCCCGTCGGCGACTGGTCGTTCCCCAGCAACCACGCCACGATCGCAGGCGCCGCGGCCGTCGCCCTCGTACTCGCGCTGCCCCGGCCGAAGCCGGGGCCAGGGGCTGAGACGGGGCCGGGGCCAGGGGCTGAAACGGGGCCGCGGCCGCGTCTCCGGCCACGCGCCCCGCTCACCGGTCTCGTCCTGGGACCGCTCGCACTGCTGATGGCGTTCTCACGGGTCTTCGTCGGGGTCCACTACCCGCACGACGTCGCCGTCGGCCTGCTGCTCGGTGCGGCCGTCGCCTTGGCCGTCGTACGCGGCGGGACACGCCCGGCCGCCTTGCTCGCCGCTGCCATGCGGACCAGCAGGTCGCCGGTCGTGCTCTGGCTCGCCGGGCCCGGTGCCGTCCCGGAGCATATGCCCGGCCCACGGCCCTGA